A single genomic interval of Lactococcus sp. S-13 harbors:
- a CDS encoding ABC transporter substrate-binding protein produces the protein MKKLLYFLVGILTIIVLLGFTANRMKAADGVKTANNSLTIFNWGEYIDPALITKFQKETGYKVNYMTFDSNEAMYSKVKQGGTSYDIVVPSDYMIEKMAQEGLLMKLDHTKIKGLEDDDPKLLNPAFDQGNHYSVPYFWGTLGIVYNAKIVKNPPKTWNDIWSPTYKNSILLTDSVRDVMAMVLSKHGYSLNTTNRAELDTAYQNLLKLTPNVKAILGDEIMNYMINNETPLAVVYSGQAAEMTAENENLHYVIPERTNIWYDNLAIPKSAKNVKAAYAFINFMQKPQNAAQNAEWVGYSTPNTKGKALLPKSIREDKSFYPTESVIKDDEAYKNLTPYWTGVYNDLYLEFKMNK, from the coding sequence ATGAAAAAATTACTCTATTTTCTTGTCGGAATCCTGACAATTATAGTTTTACTCGGTTTTACAGCTAATCGGATGAAAGCCGCTGACGGTGTAAAAACGGCAAATAACAGCCTGACCATTTTCAACTGGGGTGAGTATATTGATCCCGCCTTGATTACAAAGTTTCAGAAAGAAACAGGCTACAAAGTTAATTATATGACTTTTGACTCCAATGAAGCCATGTATTCCAAAGTAAAGCAAGGTGGAACATCCTATGACATCGTTGTTCCTTCAGATTATATGATTGAGAAAATGGCGCAAGAAGGGCTACTCATGAAACTTGATCATACTAAAATCAAAGGCTTGGAAGATGATGACCCCAAATTACTTAATCCAGCATTTGACCAAGGTAACCACTATTCAGTCCCTTACTTCTGGGGAACATTGGGTATCGTTTATAATGCTAAAATCGTCAAAAATCCACCAAAAACTTGGAACGATATTTGGTCACCAACTTATAAAAATTCAATTTTGTTGACGGATAGCGTCCGTGACGTGATGGCAATGGTTCTGAGCAAACATGGCTATTCACTCAATACCACAAATCGTGCCGAACTTGACACAGCTTATCAAAACTTGCTCAAACTAACACCCAATGTAAAAGCAATCCTAGGTGATGAAATCATGAATTATATGATAAACAACGAGACGCCATTAGCCGTTGTTTATAGTGGACAAGCTGCAGAAATGACCGCAGAAAATGAAAATTTACATTATGTGATTCCAGAGCGGACAAACATTTGGTACGATAACCTTGCCATTCCCAAATCTGCTAAAAATGTAAAAGCAGCCTATGCTTTCATCAATTTCATGCAAAAACCACAAAATGCTGCACAAAACGCAGAGTGGGTTGGCTATTCTACGCCTAATACCAAAGGGAAAGCTCTCTTGCCTAAGAGCATTCGAGAAGACAAATCCTTCTATCCTACCGAGTCTGTTATCAAAGACGACGAAGCATATAAAAATCTGACACCTTACTGGACAGGGGTCTATAATGATCTCTATCTTGAATTTAAGATGAATAAATAA
- a CDS encoding ABC transporter permease, protein MKKNTLGKAYLTFVLILLYAPIFYLIFYAFNAGGDMSKFTGFTLENFQTLFADSRLILIVVQTFFLAFLSSLLATVIGTIGAIYLVKLKGRKKETLLGLNNVLIVSPDVVIGASFLILFTLIGMQLGFLSVLLSHIAFSIPIVVLMVMPLYQEMDKSLIDAANDLGATPAQTMREIILPYLTPGIIAGFFMAFTYSLDDFAVTFFVTGNDFTTISVEIYSRARAGISLEINALSALVFLFSIFLVIGYYYIMRDSDTVGKSSTLT, encoded by the coding sequence ATGAAAAAAAATACATTAGGAAAAGCGTACCTCACTTTTGTGTTGATTCTTTTATATGCCCCAATCTTTTACCTGATTTTTTACGCCTTTAACGCGGGCGGGGATATGAGCAAATTTACAGGCTTTACCTTGGAAAATTTTCAAACTTTATTTGCTGACAGCCGCTTAATCTTGATTGTTGTTCAAACCTTCTTCCTTGCTTTTTTAAGTTCTCTACTAGCGACAGTGATCGGAACAATTGGTGCAATCTATCTGGTCAAACTCAAAGGACGTAAAAAAGAAACCCTCCTAGGATTAAACAATGTTCTCATCGTTTCTCCTGACGTTGTCATTGGGGCATCATTTTTGATTCTCTTTACCCTGATTGGAATGCAACTTGGATTTCTTTCTGTGCTCCTTAGCCACATCGCCTTCTCAATTCCGATAGTGGTTTTGATGGTCATGCCTTTATATCAAGAAATGGATAAATCATTGATTGATGCAGCCAATGATTTGGGAGCAACACCGGCACAAACCATGCGTGAAATCATTTTGCCCTACCTAACACCAGGGATTATCGCCGGTTTCTTTATGGCCTTCACCTATTCACTTGATGATTTTGCAGTAACCTTCTTTGTTACCGGAAATGACTTTACAACAATATCTGTAGAAATCTATTCACGCGCCCGTGCTGGAATTTCTTTAGAAATCAACGCACTCTCGGCTCTAGTCTTTCTCTTTTCAATTTTCCTTGTAATAGGTTATTATTATATTATGAGAGATTCAGATACCGTCGGCAAATCTTCAACCTTAACTTAG
- a CDS encoding ABC transporter ATP-binding protein yields MPKTIIEFKNVSKTYADTDTTVLKDISFELEEGKFYTLLGASGSGKSTILNIIAGLLDATTGDVILDNKRINDLPANKRDVHTIFQSYALFPNMNVFDNVAFALKIKGVPKDEIAQRVSESLKLVQLAGYEKRSIAKLSGGQKQRVAIARAIIDRPKVLLLDESLSALDMKLRKEMQYELRELQQSLGITFIFVTHDQEEALAMSDWIFIMNEGEIVQSGTPTDIYDEPINHFVADFIGESNILNGTMIKDYLVEFNGQEFEAVDGGMRKNEPIEVVIRPEDIWFTLPDEGKFNVKVDTQLFRGVHYEIVAYDEFNNEWLIHSTHKAIVGETVGVDFDPEAIHIMRLHETEEEFDARIEEYVEEEEQTIGLANAVEEENAEEEAAIQEAVKEALENTMELTELAETVNEILQKQEQEAAQTDENGEDKA; encoded by the coding sequence ATGCCAAAAACAATTATTGAATTTAAAAATGTCAGCAAAACCTATGCTGATACCGATACCACTGTGCTTAAGGACATTTCCTTTGAACTTGAAGAAGGAAAATTCTACACCTTGCTTGGGGCGTCAGGATCAGGAAAATCAACGATTTTGAACATCATTGCTGGCTTGCTGGATGCAACAACAGGCGATGTCATCCTTGATAATAAGCGCATCAACGACCTTCCCGCCAACAAGCGTGACGTTCACACAATATTCCAATCTTACGCTCTTTTTCCTAACATGAACGTTTTTGATAACGTCGCCTTTGCCCTCAAAATCAAAGGAGTTCCCAAAGACGAAATCGCGCAACGTGTGTCTGAGAGTCTAAAACTTGTCCAACTTGCCGGCTACGAAAAACGCTCCATCGCCAAATTATCTGGTGGACAAAAACAAAGGGTTGCCATTGCTCGCGCCATTATTGACCGTCCCAAAGTACTCCTCCTTGATGAATCCCTGTCTGCTTTAGACATGAAACTCCGCAAAGAAATGCAATATGAATTGCGTGAACTCCAGCAAAGTTTGGGCATTACTTTTATTTTTGTCACCCACGACCAAGAAGAAGCATTAGCCATGAGTGACTGGATTTTCATCATGAACGAAGGTGAAATCGTCCAATCGGGGACACCAACAGACATTTATGACGAACCAATCAATCATTTTGTTGCTGATTTTATCGGAGAATCAAATATTCTGAACGGAACGATGATTAAAGACTACTTGGTAGAATTTAACGGTCAAGAATTCGAAGCAGTCGATGGAGGGATGCGCAAAAACGAACCTATTGAAGTTGTCATTCGTCCAGAAGACATCTGGTTTACCCTCCCTGATGAAGGCAAGTTCAACGTTAAAGTAGACACCCAACTTTTCCGTGGCGTCCATTACGAAATCGTAGCCTATGACGAATTCAATAATGAGTGGCTCATTCATTCCACCCATAAAGCCATCGTGGGTGAAACCGTTGGCGTTGACTTTGATCCAGAAGCCATTCACATCATGCGCTTGCACGAAACCGAAGAAGAATTTGACGCCCGCATCGAAGAATACGTCGAAGAAGAAGAACAAACAATTGGACTCGCTAACGCTGTCGAAGAAGAAAATGCCGAAGAAGAAGCCGCCATTCAGGAAGCCGTCAAAGAAGCCCTTGAAAATACAATGGAGCTAACAGAACTTGCCGAAACGGTCAACGAAATCCTCCAAAAACAAGAACAAGAGGCCGCTCAAACGGATGAAAATGGGGAGGACAAAGCGTGA
- a CDS encoding ABC transporter permease: MTKRIYSVPYFLWIVFFVLVPLGMLLWESFFDLNGHFTFDNYIAYFSSGTYLLMTWNSVLYALIITVATLVISYPVAFVLTKLKMKQFWLMLIILPTWVNLLLKAYAFIGIFGKYGSVNNFLQFLGLGRTQILFTDASFILVASYISIPFMVLPIFNALNDLDDNLVSASMDLGASRFQTFTQVIWPLSLNGVRAGVQAVFIPSLSLFMLTRLIGGNKVITLGTAVEEHFLTTQNWGMGSTIAVVLVVAMLVVMRLTKERRD, translated from the coding sequence GTGACCAAGAGAATTTATTCTGTCCCTTATTTTCTTTGGATTGTCTTTTTTGTCCTCGTTCCACTAGGGATGCTCCTATGGGAATCATTTTTTGATTTGAACGGACATTTTACCTTCGATAACTATATTGCTTATTTTTCTAGCGGCACTTATCTATTGATGACATGGAACTCTGTTCTTTATGCACTGATTATCACCGTAGCAACCCTTGTGATTTCCTATCCTGTTGCCTTTGTATTGACCAAGCTCAAGATGAAACAATTTTGGCTTATGCTCATTATTTTGCCGACTTGGGTTAATCTTCTGCTTAAGGCCTACGCTTTTATCGGTATTTTTGGTAAATATGGATCAGTCAACAACTTTTTGCAATTTTTAGGACTTGGCCGCACACAGATTCTCTTTACAGACGCCAGTTTTATTCTAGTTGCTAGTTATATTTCGATTCCTTTCATGGTTCTACCCATCTTTAATGCCCTCAATGATTTAGATGATAACCTTGTGAGTGCGAGTATGGATCTTGGTGCCTCACGTTTTCAAACCTTCACTCAAGTTATTTGGCCGCTATCGCTCAATGGTGTACGTGCCGGAGTTCAAGCCGTCTTCATTCCGAGCCTCTCGCTCTTTATGTTGACCCGCTTGATTGGTGGAAATAAAGTCATCACACTCGGCACCGCCGTGGAAGAACATTTCCTGACCACACAAAACTGGGGAATGGGTTCAACCATTGCCGTAGTGCTGGTTGTTGCCATGCTTGTTGTTATGCGACTAACCAAAGAAAGGAGAGATTAG